One genomic window of Monodelphis domestica isolate mMonDom1 chromosome 1, mMonDom1.pri, whole genome shotgun sequence includes the following:
- the LOC103106364 gene encoding probable E3 ubiquitin-protein ligase TRIML1 produces the protein MDVSEMTKKLRSELTCSICLDLFSQPVTLDCGHSFCRECVLRSWQEAQVPWMCPLCRASSQPRVLEPTRVLEDLTSISRQLRLPGDMCGQHQAVQKLFCEDDFSPLCVSCLLPHEHEGHRVYPLEESAETCKGQLQEALGQARAKVREAHVLLEQERARRLRCRSEAATLKRVILPEYIKTHLVWTEKEQQDLLNKEKRRNMNRLRASEARISRYVQSLEKMTEELQETLEQPLVEMLQAGRSTLQRSRELLLCCPQPAALRWTLCGTTGMRELLLAFQSHISLDPRTAHSRVIVSEDLKSVRLASHWWDLLNNQPEEDEGPLIVLGAQSFTSGSHYWEVQVGSKMEWEVGICRGPGNNQGSIHRGMLSLACLKMGNQFDLWLSHTMEIPDNTGPLCRLGIFLHYEEGHLSFYNVTQGCLIYAFPPVTFQGPLRPFFSPGLLHEDHRPSILTICPLSPHS, from the coding sequence ATGGATGTCAGTGAGATGACTAAGAAGCTCAGGTCAGAACTGACCTGTTCCATTTGCTTGGATCTCTTTAGCCAGCCAGTGACCCTTGACTGTGGGCACAGCTTCTGCAGAGAGTGTGTCCTTCGGAGCTGGCAGGAAGCCCAAGTCCCATGGATGTGCCCGCTGTGCAGGGCTAGCAGCCAGCCCAGAGTCTTAGAGCCCACCCGGGTCCTGGAGGACCTGACCAGCATCAGCAGGCAGCTGAGACTTCCTGGAGACATGTGTGGCCAACACCAAGCCGTTCAGAAACTCTTCTGTGAAGATGACTTCAGCCCCCTCTGTGTCTCCTGCTTACTCCCCCACGAGCACGAAGGTCATCGTGTGTATCCCCTGGAAGAGTCTGCGGAGACCTGCAAGGGCCAGCTGCAGGAGGCTCTTGGCCAGGCCAGGGCCAAGGTGAGAGAGGCCCACGTGCTGCTGGAGCAGGAGAGAGCCAGGAGGCTGAGGTGCCGGAGTGAGGCCGCCACTCTGAAGCGGGTCATCCTGCCCGAATACATCAAGACCCACCTTGTCTGGACAGAGAAGGAACAACAGGATCTCCTgaacaaggaaaagagaaggaatatgAATAGATTAAGGGCCAGTGAGGCCAGAATCTCCCGCTATGTCCAAAGCCTAGAGAAGATGACTGAGGAGCTCCAGGAGACTTTGGAGCAGCCCCTGGTGGAGATGCTCCAGGCTGGGAGGAGCACTTTGCAAAGGAGTCGGGAGCTGCTGCTTTGCTGTCCTCAGCCTGCTGCCCTACGCTGGACTCTGTGTGGAACCACTGGAATGAGGGAGCTGCTACTGGCCTTCCAGAGCCACATCAGTCTGGATCCAAGAACAGCCCATTCCAGAGTCATCGTTTCTGAAGATCTGAAGAGCGTGAGGCTTGCTAGCCATTGGTGGGATCTACTGAACAACCAACCAGAAGAGGATGAGGGTCCTCTTATTGTGCTGGGTGCTCAGAGCTTCACCTCGGGGAGCCATTATTGGGAGGTGCAGGTAGGAAGCAAGATGGAGTGGGAAGTGGGCATCTGTAGAGGGCCTGGAAACAACCAGGGCAGCATCCACAGGGGCATGCTCTCCCTTGCCTGCCTCAAAATGGGAAACCAATTCGACCTGTGGCTCTCTCACACCATGGAAATCCCTGACAACACAGGACCCCTGTGCAGGCTGGGCATTTTCCTCCACTACGAAGAGGGACACCTGTCATTTTACAATGTGACCCAGGGCTGCCTGATCTATGCCTTTCCCCCAGTCACCTTCCAAGGTCCTCTCAGGCCTTTCTTCTCTCCTGGCCTTCTCCATGAAGACCACCGGCCCAGTATTCTCACCATCTGTCCACTGAGCCCTCATTCCTGA